One window from the genome of Thermus caldifontis encodes:
- a CDS encoding ABC transporter ATP-binding protein, with protein sequence MLLELKGVKKVYQSGGVSFPALRGVDLRVEEGEMLSIMGPSGSGKSTLLHLLGLLDRPTEGEYLLLGKPTSTLSEEERAYLRNRFLGFVFQAFFLLPRLSAVENVEVPLAYAGMPLGERRRRALALLERVGLLDKAKNLPNQLSGGERQRVAIARALALNPPLLLADEPTGALDTKTGEEIMALFQELNREGTTVVVVTHEPMVAEKTRRIVRVRDGEIVADERRG encoded by the coding sequence GTGCTCCTGGAGCTTAAGGGGGTGAAAAAGGTGTACCAAAGCGGCGGGGTTTCCTTTCCCGCTCTGAGGGGCGTGGACCTCAGGGTGGAGGAAGGGGAGATGCTTTCCATCATGGGGCCTTCGGGAAGCGGCAAGAGCACGCTGCTTCACCTCCTTGGTCTTTTGGACCGCCCCACAGAGGGGGAGTACCTCCTTTTGGGTAAACCCACTTCCACCCTTTCCGAGGAGGAGCGGGCCTATCTGCGTAATCGGTTTTTGGGCTTCGTCTTCCAGGCCTTCTTCCTCCTGCCCCGGCTTTCGGCGGTGGAGAACGTGGAGGTGCCCTTGGCCTATGCGGGCATGCCTCTAGGGGAGCGGCGCCGGCGGGCCCTGGCCCTCTTGGAACGGGTGGGGCTATTGGACAAGGCCAAGAACCTCCCCAACCAGCTTTCCGGGGGAGAGCGCCAGCGGGTGGCCATCGCCCGGGCCCTGGCCCTGAACCCCCCTCTTCTTCTAGCCGACGAGCCCACCGGGGCCTTGGACACCAAGACGGGAGAGGAGATCATGGCCCTTTTCCAGGAGCTTAACCGCGAGGGGACCACGGTGGTCGTCGTTACCCACGAGCCCATGGTGGCGGAGAAGACCCGGCGCATCGTGCGGGTGCGGGATGGGGAGATCGTGGCCGATGAAAGGAGGGGTTAG
- a CDS encoding ABC transporter permease translates to MVAAEPGKGAGRRGRVGLSLGEVARIALGAIVTNPLRSALTALGVVIGVAAVVALTMVGQGTTQRITSLLEGLGTNLLTVGPAQGRMGPGGGLVRLGGSATIPLSDAYAIREAFPQEVVGVAPVAQGNFQLKYGANNLRAIVVGTWPDFAQVRNAEPERGSFFTQEDVDQRRRVAVIGYGIAQDLFGGEDPLGQRLRIGGIPFTVVGVLPDKGDQGFTSLNYQVFVPLSTYLQRLARLEAGEPKVNAIYVQGADRHRLKELQERLTQFLAERRGLVDPSTYDFSITNQQDALQSVNQTTLVMTLFLGGVAAISLLVGGIGIMNIMLVSVTERTREIGVRKALGARPKDILAQFLAESVILSVGGGILGVGLGLLMARFVGQAIGVSPVFSPLSAAVAFLFAVFVGVFFGLYPAWRAARLDPVEALRYE, encoded by the coding sequence GTGGTGGCGGCTGAGCCTGGGAAAGGAGCTGGCCGGCGGGGAAGGGTGGGGCTCTCCTTGGGAGAAGTGGCGCGCATCGCCTTGGGGGCCATAGTCACCAACCCCTTGCGCTCTGCCCTCACCGCTTTGGGGGTGGTGATCGGGGTGGCGGCGGTGGTGGCCCTCACCATGGTGGGGCAGGGAACCACCCAAAGGATCACCTCCCTTTTGGAAGGATTGGGCACCAACCTCCTCACCGTGGGTCCCGCCCAGGGGCGAATGGGCCCGGGGGGTGGGCTGGTGCGCCTTGGTGGGTCGGCTACCATTCCCCTTTCCGACGCCTATGCCATCCGGGAGGCCTTTCCTCAGGAGGTGGTGGGGGTGGCCCCCGTGGCCCAGGGAAACTTCCAGCTCAAATACGGAGCGAACAACCTCAGGGCCATCGTGGTGGGTACATGGCCCGATTTTGCACAGGTGCGCAACGCCGAGCCGGAGAGGGGAAGCTTTTTTACACAAGAGGATGTGGATCAAAGGCGGCGGGTGGCGGTGATCGGCTACGGCATCGCTCAGGATCTCTTCGGGGGTGAGGATCCCTTGGGCCAGCGCCTGCGCATCGGCGGGATCCCCTTCACCGTGGTGGGGGTCTTGCCCGACAAGGGGGACCAGGGCTTTACTAGCCTTAACTACCAGGTTTTCGTGCCCCTTTCCACCTACCTGCAACGCCTGGCCCGCCTCGAGGCGGGGGAGCCCAAGGTAAATGCTATTTACGTGCAAGGGGCGGACCGCCATCGCCTCAAGGAACTTCAAGAACGGCTCACCCAGTTCCTGGCGGAGCGCCGGGGCCTGGTGGACCCCAGTACCTACGACTTCTCCATTACCAACCAGCAGGACGCCCTGCAGAGCGTGAACCAGACCACCCTGGTCATGACCCTTTTCCTAGGGGGGGTAGCGGCCATCAGCCTTCTGGTGGGAGGGATCGGCATCATGAACATCATGCTGGTATCCGTCACGGAGCGCACCCGGGAGATCGGGGTGCGCAAGGCCCTGGGGGCCAGGCCAAAGGACATCCTGGCCCAGTTTTTGGCAGAGTCCGTGATCCTTTCTGTGGGGGGAGGGATTTTAGGGGTGGGGCTAGGCCTCCTCATGGCCCGGTTTGTGGGCCAGGCCATAGGGGTAAGCCCGGTGTTCTCGCCACTTAGCGCAGCCGTGGCTTTCCTCTTTGCCGTCTTCGTGGGGGTTTTCTTTGGCCTCTATCCCGCGTGGCGGGCAGCCCGCCTGGATCCGGTGGAGGCCTTGCGGTACGAGTAG